A single Oncorhynchus mykiss isolate Arlee chromosome 24, USDA_OmykA_1.1, whole genome shotgun sequence DNA region contains:
- the lxn gene encoding latexin isoform X1, which produces MDWTLLILLVVPTVVHGNPTVTVRTGSGPPVGSDQHPNSVPLSEDTQTTTEVREVVVEEVMMTGVLNPSHYPARRAATVVQHYLNTRYGSPYRWIFLSKVHSGSAEDVAEMRKYQLELTMQEIISNVSGQCSAELLFPGGEGQSAPQVQASCEGLLQSNTTAQEEAFYQQHRASNNMVSGNDIPDSYGHMEPNMKPFWHLGGVASSFIMLRESNESTLYNMAQVANFTQLETEKDQLRFNYHVLLHEMISQEIIHWKLLVTWSPEQGVQVLQTELQPKCHNCEAPPNTTN; this is translated from the exons ATGGACTGGACGCTACTTATCCTTCTGGTTGTTCCGACCGTGGTCCATGGGAACCCGACAGTGACTGTCAGAACTGGGTCAGGACCACCAGTGGGGTCTGATCAACACCCAAACAGTGTTCCTCTGAGCGAGGACACACAGACAACTACAGAG GtgagggaggtggtggtggaggaagtGATGATGACTGGCGTGCTGAACCCAAGTCACTACCCTGCCCGCCGGGCAGCCACGGTGGTCCAACACTACCTGAACACCCGCTACGGCTCACCCTACAGGTGGATATTTCTCAGCAAAGTACACAGCGGCAGCGCAGAG gatgtGGCAGAGATGAGGAAGTATCAACTGGAGCTTACCATGCAGGAAATTATCAGTAAC GTTTCGGGGCAGTGCTCTGCAGAGCTCCTCTTTCCAGGAGGAGAGGGGCAGAGTGCTCCCCAGGTCCAGGCCTCCTGTGAGGGACTGCTTCAAAGCAACACCACGGCTCAGGAAGAGGCCTTCTACCAGCAACACAGAGCCAGCAATAACATGGTGTCAGGAAACGATATACCAG ACAGCTACGGTCACATGGAGCCCAACATGAAGCCCTTCTGGCACCTTGGGGGTGTGGCCTCCAGTTTCATCATGCTGAGGGAGTCCAATGAGAGCACGCTTTACAACATGGCCCAGGTGGCCAACTTCACACAGCTG GAGACCGAGAAGGACCAGCTGAGGTTTAACTACCATGTCCTGCTGCATGAAATGATTTCCCAG GAGATCATCCACTGGAAGCTGCTAGTCACCTGGTCCCCAGAACAGGGAGTTCAAGTCCTGCAGACTGAGCTGCAGCCAAAGTGCCACAACTGCGAGGCTCCTCCAAACACCACCAACTGA
- the lxn gene encoding latexin isoform X2, which yields MMTGVLNPSHYPARRAATVVQHYLNTRYGSPYRWIFLSKVHSGSAEDVAEMRKYQLELTMQEIISNVSGQCSAELLFPGGEGQSAPQVQASCEGLLQSNTTAQEEAFYQQHRASNNMVSGNDIPDSYGHMEPNMKPFWHLGGVASSFIMLRESNESTLYNMAQVANFTQLETEKDQLRFNYHVLLHEMISQEIIHWKLLVTWSPEQGVQVLQTELQPKCHNCEAPPNTTN from the exons ATGATGACTGGCGTGCTGAACCCAAGTCACTACCCTGCCCGCCGGGCAGCCACGGTGGTCCAACACTACCTGAACACCCGCTACGGCTCACCCTACAGGTGGATATTTCTCAGCAAAGTACACAGCGGCAGCGCAGAG gatgtGGCAGAGATGAGGAAGTATCAACTGGAGCTTACCATGCAGGAAATTATCAGTAAC GTTTCGGGGCAGTGCTCTGCAGAGCTCCTCTTTCCAGGAGGAGAGGGGCAGAGTGCTCCCCAGGTCCAGGCCTCCTGTGAGGGACTGCTTCAAAGCAACACCACGGCTCAGGAAGAGGCCTTCTACCAGCAACACAGAGCCAGCAATAACATGGTGTCAGGAAACGATATACCAG ACAGCTACGGTCACATGGAGCCCAACATGAAGCCCTTCTGGCACCTTGGGGGTGTGGCCTCCAGTTTCATCATGCTGAGGGAGTCCAATGAGAGCACGCTTTACAACATGGCCCAGGTGGCCAACTTCACACAGCTG GAGACCGAGAAGGACCAGCTGAGGTTTAACTACCATGTCCTGCTGCATGAAATGATTTCCCAG GAGATCATCCACTGGAAGCTGCTAGTCACCTGGTCCCCAGAACAGGGAGTTCAAGTCCTGCAGACTGAGCTGCAGCCAAAGTGCCACAACTGCGAGGCTCCTCCAAACACCACCAACTGA